From the Theobroma cacao cultivar B97-61/B2 chromosome 2, Criollo_cocoa_genome_V2, whole genome shotgun sequence genome, one window contains:
- the LOC18608241 gene encoding E3 ubiquitin-protein ligase RING1, producing MGFRHRKLMSDSTDETSPDYCEDCSRCYTSCYNLCPLACYKDRYPPPVPVSDPASDTKTPNKLLIITFTVLAAAFLVLCYYIYYVRCSRGRSNARRRSQPQTTETRDEFLDEDHGPIIDHPFWYINTVGLQPSIINSITVCKYKRGEGLVEGTECSVCLNEFEEDETLRLLPKCSHAFHIPCIDTWLRSHTNCPMCRAPIVFNTVNRGPSSSEVNTEDSAVTEETQVIIMEDDGEQHERETEGGTRELRVRPEQEEELAVENERKTGESSGVEDGIQPMRRSVSLDSLAASQISHAIANGFPEGSSGNSDNELAKGKESSVRIVTRRTAGNQGLLRLMCHSSIGRSLQSRPIFMKRSFSCNGKFSLPICNNNRNKNPPLRSF from the coding sequence ATGGGTTTTCGACATAGAAAGTTGATGTCTGATTCAACCGATGAAACCTCACCAGATTACTGTGAGGATTGTTCCCGATGTTATACATCATGCTATAACTTATGTCCCCTTGCCTGTTACAAAGACCGATACCCTCCTCCAGTCCCTGTTTCTGACCCCGCTTCTGATACGAAGACCCCCAACAAGTTGTTGATCATAACTTTCACAGTTCTTGCCGCTGCTTTTCTAGTTCTTTGCTATTATATTTACTATGTCAGGTGCTCGAGAGGCCGGTCGAATGCTAGGAGGAGATCACAGCCCCAAACAACTGAAACCCGTGATGAATTCCTTGATGAAGATCATGGTCCAATCATTGACCATCCCTTCTGGTACATCAATACCGTAGGGCTGCAACCATCTATCATTAATTCCATCACGGTTTGTAAGTATAAGAGAGGTGAGGGTCTTGTTGAAGGAACAGAGTGCTCTGTTTGCTTGAACGagtttgaagaagatgagactCTCAGGCTGTTACCAAAGTGTAGTCATGCTTTTCACATCCCTTGTATTGATACATGGCTAAGATCGCATACCAATTGTCCGATGTGCCGGGCACCTATTGTCTTCAACACGGTTAATAGAGGACCTTCATCGTCTGAGGTAAATACTGAAGATTCAGCAGTAACTGAGGAAACCCAAGTGATAATTATGGAAGATGATGGAGAACAACATGAGAGAGAAACTGAAGGTGGAACAAGGGAACTAAGGGTTAGACCAGAGCAGGAAGAAGAATTAGCTGTTGAAAATGAACGAAAGACAGGTGAAAGTTCGGGAGTAGAGGATGGGATACAACCTATGAGAAGATCAGTTTCATTGGATTCCCTGGCAGCTTCCCAAATCAGCCACGCTATTGCTAATGGTTTTCCAGAGGGATCTAGTGGGAATTCAGATAATGAATTGGCCAAAGGGAAAGAATCGAGCGTGAGAATTGTTACAAGGAGAACTGCAGGAAATCAAGGTTTGCTAAGGCTGATGTGTCATTCTTCTATAGGTAGGTCTTTGCAGAGTAGGCCAATTTTCATGAAGAGGTCATTTTCTTGCAATGGGAAATTCTCCTTGCCAATATGCAACAACAACCGCAACAAAAATCCTCCTTTGAGAAGCTTTTGA
- the LOC18608242 gene encoding acetyl-CoA-benzylalcohol acetyltransferase, which translates to MQVHIQTRKLIKPSNPTPHHLRDLKLSCFDQIAPPTYSSFVYFFPADNRISTSTSIQDERLEKLENSLSEVLTSFYPLAGRYVEDRHAIDCSDKGAEYLEAQVNANLNQFILEELDAELLNHLVPFPNELIFTPTILAVQINEFACGGLAIGLSLSHKFADGFTLFSFMNEWATSSRLGADRVKCLSFESGSVLPATCTATHKIPVPDDNSEKLITRRFIFSEAAISALKAKAVALAGDLGLKSQQQPSRVQLMIALIWKARIVLAQAKHGSLRNSLQIFPFNFRGKTAIHIPLNAAGNLFRNINVRFTANDRKLDLHHLANLVGNEIRHAAESFAKTERAEDLLLSATSSSREIHEELIEGNTDICILTSLCKFPYYEADFGWGKPAWIASVHKPVEMVLLMDTRCSSEIEAWITLEPSDMLQFQQDPDILAYSCKPAEYYSVS; encoded by the coding sequence ATGCAGGTTCACATCCAAACACGAAAGTTGATAAAGCCATCGAATCCAACTCCACATCACCTCAGAGACTTGAAGTTATCATGCTTTGATCAGATTGCTCCTCCAACATACAGCTCCTTCGTTTACTTCTTTCCTGCTGATAATCGTATCAGCACTTCCACTTCCATCCAAGATGAAAGACtagaaaaactagaaaattcactGTCAGAGGTACTAACCAGCTTTTACCCTCTAGCAGGTAGATACGTTGAAGATAGGCACGCCATTGATTGCAGCGACAAAGGCGCAGAATATTTAGAAGCTCAAGTGAATGCCAATCTAAATCAATTTATCCTGGAGGAGTTAGACGCTGAATTGCTGAACCATTTGGTTCCTTTTCCGAATGAGCTCATCTTTACTCCCACAATCCTGGCGGTTCAAATTAACGAATTTGCTTGTGGTGGTTTAGCTATTGGTCTGAGTCTTTCACACAAGTTTGCTGATGGATTTACACTATTCTCCTTCATGAACGAATGGGCTACTTCTAGCCGCTTAGGGGCAGATAGAGTAAAATGTTTAAGCTTTGAAAGCGGATCTGTTTTGCCTGCAACGTGTACAGCAACGCATAAAATTCCAGTCCCAGATGATAATTCAGAAAAGCTTATCACAAGGAGATTTATTTTCAGTGAAGCCGCTATATCTGCTCTCAAAGCTAAAGCCGTTGCCTTGGCTGGTGATTTAGGACTTAAAAGCCAGCAGCAGCCTTCCAGAGTGCAGCTGATGATTGCCCTCATATGGAAGGCTCGCATTGTTCTGGCTCAAGCAAAACACGGGTCATTAAGGAATTCATTACAAATCTTTCCTTTTAACTTTCGTGGGAAAACAGCCATACATATACCACTGAATGCTGCAGGGAACCTATTCAGGAATATCAATGTCCGATTTACAGCAAATGACAGGAAGCTGGACTTGCACCATTTGGCGAATCTAGTGGGAAATGAAATAAGGCATGCTGCCGAATCTTTTGCAAAAACAGAACGGGCTGAGGATTTGTTATTGTCTGCAACTAGTTCGTCGAGGGAGATCCATGAAGAACTAATCGAAGGGAATACAGATATTTGCATCCTTACTAGCCTGTGCAAATTTCCCTATTATGAAGCTGATTTTGGTTGGGGAAAGCCTGCTTGGATAGCAAGTGTGCATAAGCCGGTGGAAATGGTTCTGTTAATGGACACCAGGTGTAGTAGTGAAATTGAAGCATGGATAACCTTGGAACCAAGCGACATGCTTCAATTCCAGCAAGACCCTGATATTTTGGCCTATAGTTGCAAGCCTGCAGAATACTACTCAGTAAGTTAG